Proteins encoded together in one Oceanobacillus iheyensis HTE831 window:
- a CDS encoding ABC transporter permease encodes MEINSKVVEQRSPSALRILIKELYRDKLALVSLIFLLGTMLFVFGTSLILDQKEIVSVDLFAIHEAPSDQFILGTDYGGRDVFGQLIIGTRNSLAIGIMVTLFSGAFGIIYGVVSGYFGGHIDNIMMRILDFFNVLPFLMIIIVFVAIVPSYNTLTFSIIMAAFSWMGIARLIRSKALQEKELDYAQASKTLGTSNLKIIFNQVLPNITSLIIVTMTLNLASNIGLESGLSFLGFGFPENTPSLGTLLSYARNPQTLEFRWWIWIPAAILILLLMLSVRNVGEALRRAADAKQRRG; translated from the coding sequence ATGGAGATAAATTCGAAGGTTGTTGAACAAAGGAGTCCTTCCGCGTTAAGAATACTTATTAAAGAACTTTATAGAGATAAATTAGCTCTTGTTTCTTTAATATTTTTATTAGGTACAATGCTATTTGTATTTGGCACTTCGCTTATATTAGACCAAAAAGAGATTGTAAGTGTTGATTTGTTTGCCATACATGAAGCCCCATCTGATCAATTTATATTAGGTACAGATTATGGCGGGCGAGATGTATTCGGTCAATTAATCATTGGAACTAGAAACTCATTAGCGATTGGGATCATGGTTACGTTGTTTAGTGGTGCTTTTGGAATTATTTACGGTGTAGTTTCTGGATATTTTGGTGGCCATATCGATAACATTATGATGCGTATTTTAGATTTCTTTAACGTATTACCATTCTTAATGATTATTATTGTTTTCGTGGCAATTGTTCCTAGCTACAATACGTTAACTTTCTCTATTATTATGGCTGCATTTTCATGGATGGGGATAGCCAGATTAATACGATCAAAGGCTTTGCAAGAAAAAGAATTGGATTATGCACAAGCATCCAAAACATTAGGAACATCAAATTTAAAAATAATCTTTAATCAAGTGTTACCTAATATTACCTCGTTAATTATTGTAACGATGACGTTAAACTTAGCTTCTAATATTGGATTGGAATCTGGACTTTCATTTTTAGGATTTGGTTTTCCAGAGAATACTCCTAGTTTGGGTACATTATTAAGTTATGCTAGAAATCCACAAACACTTGAATTTCGCTGGTGGATTTGGATACCTGCAGCAATATTGATTCTGTTATTAATGCTTTCAGTAAGAAATGTTGGAGAGGCTTTAAGACGTGCTGCAGACGCAAAACAGCGTCGAGGTTAA